The following proteins are co-located in the Pseudomonas fluorescens genome:
- the ureA gene encoding urease subunit gamma, whose product MDLTPREKDKLLIFTAGLVAERRLARGVKLNYPETIAYISAALMEGARDGRTVAELMHYGTTLLSREQVMEGIPEMIPDIQVEATFPDGTKLVTVHQPIP is encoded by the coding sequence ATGGATTTAACCCCACGGGAAAAAGACAAACTGCTGATCTTCACCGCCGGCCTCGTGGCCGAACGCCGCCTGGCGCGGGGCGTGAAGCTCAACTACCCGGAAACCATCGCCTATATTTCCGCCGCGCTGATGGAAGGTGCCCGCGATGGGCGCACCGTCGCCGAACTGATGCACTACGGCACGACCCTGCTCAGCCGCGAGCAGGTGATGGAGGGCATCCCGGAAATGATCCCCGATATCCAGGTGGAAGCCACCTTCCCCGACGGTACCAAACTGGTGACCGTTCACCAGCCCATCCCGTGA
- a CDS encoding urease subunit beta yields MIPGEYKIQPGDIELNVGRRTITLSVANSGDRPIQVGSHYHFFETNDALTFDRAASRGMRLNIPAGTAVRFEPGQSRDIELVDLSGGRRVFGFAGRIMGDL; encoded by the coding sequence ATGATTCCTGGTGAATACAAGATCCAACCTGGCGACATCGAGCTCAACGTCGGCCGGCGCACCATCACCTTGAGCGTGGCCAACAGCGGCGACCGACCGATTCAGGTGGGCTCGCACTATCACTTTTTCGAGACCAACGACGCGCTGACCTTTGATCGCGCCGCGAGCCGTGGCATGCGTCTGAATATTCCGGCGGGCACGGCGGTGCGGTTTGAGCCGGGGCAGAGTCGCGACATCGAGTTGGTGGATTTGAGCGGCGGGCGCCGAGTGTTCGGCTTCGCCGGGCGGATTATGGGTGACCTTTAG
- a CDS encoding NEL-type E3 ubiquitin ligase domain-containing protein has product MSEQPVTSTPEGTFNADLRGVHYDFLKDRVPAWFTQGSTRRQEELANHDTELPSWYLTATAQQKAELAARHTRYRETLNQVDNTLGDIKDACAFAEQLLKDAIKQRFNLDVDVKNVYFARKYGFKSRDDLFGAFVFEQQNDSALSYEYRGVSLLEAALANFAPDEEHVSACNDCQVITRWSSYDGEVIPTFHAVNSQALSIAPHEFAQVCRSLDLGNLYQQHIKAIVQPDDTAQRSALETQLQEHQRQQLALSAEVAAHQTEWGISADAYRMIKQVITNPASATLDGKPVTFAALKVFGSVLVGPVLIGPARKGSDSVERLVVFIPNDPQQPLREYASSAEFMADLRARLHSASYRRFFSRFVPQREQGIVFKQFDVLYKPANGNGAAGDYPLASRPVKLPLDEMAINGNLWEQLRAAQVRKILSDARAVAVPTGDEDRQARMERLSSYLDAVISVFNLAAFVVPGLGPIMLAVGAAQMCTEVYEGIEAYERNDLKTLWAHLSSLALNAAMLGTGAKVLPAIKWASIVDNLKPVTLPSGKQVLWNPDMAPYKVPVNLGPDAQPDALGLYQHNGQTVLPHEGDYYQVRQEPDTGQYRIQHPNRPGAYEPQLEHNDAGAWSHEVEEPLTWDKPTLMRRLGLEQRGLGRETLEQARLASGVEEDTLRQTFVEHEPVPLLLEDSIQHFKAHQALTTFVEQMRSSDPAIYAKADLALQMNMMRRRGMLPQNLGFRVLGSGARVLWETEPHTATRVVVFNDDQLARGELLKEVLNTLQGVDPTLNDIPGSAEDSLHVRAGKLRQYLGDTVDTYKGPLAEERYRALTASADPDVQRLQADYPDLPTSMAAHLLKSLSTEQVQTLRNTGLLPEAQAEQAKWCEQETRVARAYEGLQLDTLANLDSQRLALRTLETLPGWHRGTRVELRQYSSQGLLLDAIGAPEGMARSLIQMDNGLFQATQPRDFFAATWDLLSATERQALGFTDALQMKAAIARAPLSRAQLRTVLLEHPVRKPTVDPTLRLLGGGRGFRQRVAGVFAPSEASVKARIHKLYPAMGESEVTALITSLGADVRGGLTLREAELKTLERDLKVWVKANTPQPAAGPVDARASGIARQILSHWQRTAEGPMRLLMDGAMELPTLSADFSSIEKLELVGVKWSGSADVFLTKFTRLNDLVISRCRLTELPGAIGAMNNLTSLDLTSNTLRLTPHSARTLSTLGNLETLYLANNPLSIAPDVSAMPRLRRLNLRNTQLDAWPEGLRARAGMEVVDLSHNLLREVPEELLNPADEQLEASAQLNGVTLLEGNRFAADYWQKFDGYWQRVNQALPDLVKSARDGAFDSGNPRLEKLRRLYPNKRTQEARKWVWSLGAGADAELDRLEQAFNTLQQQLNAWAFSGGGEHQRYVRAGQRQVNAGGLEDRYQAQQRILACWRRETPQMLANDGEQIGVELDLSGLMLPSLPDLDVDFSHVGSLKLSNMGLSASPEGFLTRYRHLRWLDLSNNQLRVLPPALDEMHNLTRLFLHNNRIRLTPETARILSQRVRLRALWLHDNSLGIAPDFSLITDMRSLSMGNAGIDTWPTGLGEQPLLDQIELSNNNITTIPASVIAPPDDQLAQTARINNLTRVSRNPLTPDTLQQVRAYNQRLERAGLASASNPNTLVTTALTTRTPRVRDAGTQQPLLRWTQGFGEDQVSAKKAQWQVLHDNERAGPFFDILNRLEPAGPGHADLQRRVWEVIDSISENTPESENHRNELFDRAGEPGCCDRAAFSFSNLEVATLIYRARTQATGQAQAAQLSNLSKGLFRLHEVDTLASQDIQRSEAIVNDPTVSMTDKLPHVTRLSEEVEIRLAYRYGLKDRLQLPGQPQSVRFTDLGGVTPQMLDAAYEKIIKRDNSTQEYQALLSREFWQDYVTHKYRAQFDAQSEPYHQQLAALHERRVAETLSERIYRAKADDLQAQLAIKESALIDTLSRREVAQILLPREPLEVLVEPGKSSARALQLSQASAIEFEGKQYFVASMPDGEGEHYLLWVQAPDNPFVLVSSAIIAKPDSAGVWKRPRTAGGMKPGGSEDEFEDAAESLPMVPYTAAELRFMRREVHFTAAPNPIGSYNRANNGKYPLRDYQGRPIRIRKLQSRVELVDSATKYTSDQVKPYIKFEGYEEVGARYEEKLQLRTFTAQDMKVPEEKSLIGQNMVVANRRIGKGEIVGVYGGTVLPSGFFGPGGQTYTMLVSSRPALGDLALGEPLVHLSGDNIISRINTNFEYDADGKPLRQASGGYNVEAVPFNVEADMWLGMGPEATTRRKGFVLTAVFAIEDIPAGTELRMDYGYTESMIKAQVV; this is encoded by the coding sequence ATGTCAGAACAACCCGTTACCTCAACCCCCGAAGGCACCTTCAACGCTGACCTTCGGGGCGTGCATTACGACTTCCTCAAGGACCGTGTACCCGCGTGGTTCACTCAGGGTTCCACCCGGCGCCAGGAAGAACTCGCCAACCACGATACGGAACTGCCCAGCTGGTACCTGACCGCCACGGCTCAGCAAAAGGCTGAGCTGGCCGCCCGCCATACCCGCTACCGCGAAACCTTGAACCAGGTGGACAACACCCTCGGCGACATCAAGGACGCGTGCGCCTTTGCCGAGCAGCTGCTTAAAGACGCAATCAAACAACGCTTCAACCTGGACGTGGACGTCAAGAACGTCTATTTCGCCCGCAAGTATGGGTTTAAAAGTCGCGACGACCTGTTCGGTGCGTTTGTTTTTGAGCAGCAGAACGACTCGGCGTTGAGTTATGAATACCGTGGTGTTTCTTTGCTTGAGGCCGCCTTGGCCAATTTCGCGCCCGACGAAGAGCACGTCAGTGCCTGCAACGATTGCCAGGTCATAACGCGCTGGAGTTCGTACGACGGCGAAGTTATCCCGACCTTCCACGCGGTCAATTCCCAGGCCCTGTCCATCGCGCCCCATGAATTTGCCCAAGTGTGCCGCAGCCTGGACTTAGGCAATTTGTATCAGCAGCACATCAAGGCCATTGTCCAACCGGACGACACGGCCCAGCGCAGCGCACTTGAAACGCAGCTGCAAGAGCACCAACGCCAGCAATTGGCGCTGAGCGCAGAGGTGGCGGCTCACCAGACCGAGTGGGGCATCAGCGCTGACGCGTACCGCATGATCAAACAGGTCATCACTAACCCCGCCAGTGCCACACTCGACGGTAAACCTGTGACGTTTGCCGCATTGAAGGTGTTTGGCAGTGTGTTGGTGGGGCCAGTGCTGATCGGCCCGGCGCGTAAAGGCAGTGACAGTGTCGAGCGCCTGGTCGTGTTCATCCCCAACGACCCACAGCAGCCACTCAGGGAGTACGCCTCCAGTGCGGAGTTTATGGCGGACCTCAGGGCCCGCCTGCACAGTGCTTCGTATCGACGCTTCTTCAGCCGGTTCGTGCCCCAGCGCGAGCAGGGCATCGTTTTTAAGCAATTTGATGTGTTGTACAAACCCGCCAACGGCAATGGCGCAGCGGGCGATTACCCGCTGGCATCAAGGCCGGTGAAGTTGCCGCTGGATGAGATGGCAATCAACGGCAACCTATGGGAGCAACTGCGCGCGGCCCAGGTGCGCAAAATTTTATCGGACGCCCGCGCCGTGGCGGTGCCCACCGGGGATGAGGACCGTCAGGCGCGTATGGAGCGACTGTCGAGCTATTTGGACGCGGTGATCAGCGTGTTCAACCTCGCCGCCTTCGTGGTGCCGGGGCTGGGGCCGATCATGCTGGCGGTGGGCGCGGCGCAGATGTGCACTGAAGTGTATGAAGGCATCGAAGCCTACGAGCGAAACGATCTGAAGACATTGTGGGCGCACTTGTCCAGCTTGGCACTCAATGCGGCGATGCTGGGCACCGGCGCGAAGGTGTTGCCCGCAATCAAATGGGCGAGCATCGTCGACAACCTCAAGCCGGTTACGCTGCCGAGCGGTAAACAGGTGTTGTGGAACCCGGATATGGCGCCCTATAAGGTGCCGGTCAACCTGGGGCCAGACGCCCAGCCAGACGCATTGGGCCTGTATCAGCATAACGGGCAAACAGTGTTGCCCCATGAGGGTGACTATTATCAGGTTCGGCAAGAGCCTGACACCGGCCAGTACCGGATCCAGCACCCCAATCGGCCGGGGGCGTATGAACCGCAACTGGAACATAACGACGCCGGCGCCTGGAGCCATGAAGTCGAGGAACCACTGACCTGGGACAAACCGACCCTGATGAGGCGCCTGGGGCTGGAGCAGCGTGGGCTTGGCCGCGAAACGCTGGAGCAGGCCCGGCTGGCCAGCGGCGTCGAAGAGGACACATTGCGCCAGACCTTTGTGGAGCATGAGCCGGTACCCTTGCTGTTGGAGGATTCGATTCAGCACTTCAAGGCCCATCAGGCGCTCACGACCTTTGTTGAACAGATGCGCAGCAGCGACCCGGCCATCTACGCCAAGGCTGATCTGGCGCTGCAAATGAACATGATGCGTCGCCGAGGCATGTTGCCGCAAAACCTCGGTTTTCGCGTGCTCGGCAGCGGCGCCAGGGTACTCTGGGAAACGGAGCCGCACACCGCGACGCGGGTGGTCGTTTTCAACGATGACCAACTGGCGCGTGGCGAGTTGCTTAAAGAGGTGTTGAACACCTTGCAAGGCGTTGACCCGACGCTTAACGACATCCCTGGAAGTGCCGAAGACTCACTGCATGTGCGGGCGGGCAAGCTACGCCAGTACCTGGGCGACACGGTGGACACCTATAAAGGCCCACTGGCGGAGGAGCGCTACCGGGCGTTGACCGCATCGGCTGATCCCGATGTGCAGCGACTACAGGCGGACTATCCGGATTTGCCCACCTCAATGGCGGCGCACTTGCTCAAGAGCCTGAGCACCGAGCAAGTGCAGACCTTGCGCAATACCGGGCTGCTGCCCGAAGCACAGGCCGAACAGGCGAAATGGTGTGAACAGGAAACTCGCGTAGCCCGTGCTTATGAAGGGCTGCAACTGGACACTCTGGCGAACCTCGACAGCCAGCGCCTGGCGTTGCGCACACTGGAAACCTTGCCCGGTTGGCACCGTGGGACACGGGTGGAACTGCGCCAGTATTCATCGCAGGGGCTGCTGCTGGATGCGATTGGCGCCCCGGAGGGAATGGCCAGGTCCCTGATACAGATGGATAACGGTTTGTTCCAGGCGACCCAGCCGCGGGACTTCTTTGCTGCGACCTGGGACCTGTTGTCTGCCACTGAGCGCCAGGCCCTGGGGTTCACCGACGCGCTGCAAATGAAAGCTGCGATTGCACGAGCGCCGCTGTCACGAGCGCAGCTGCGTACGGTGTTGCTGGAGCACCCGGTGCGCAAACCGACCGTGGACCCTACGCTGCGCCTGTTGGGCGGTGGTCGTGGTTTTCGGCAACGGGTGGCCGGTGTTTTTGCTCCTTCAGAGGCGTCGGTAAAGGCCCGGATCCATAAGTTGTACCCCGCGATGGGAGAGAGCGAGGTCACTGCCTTGATTACCTCATTGGGTGCGGATGTGCGAGGTGGGCTGACGCTTCGGGAAGCTGAGCTCAAGACGCTGGAGAGGGACTTGAAGGTTTGGGTTAAGGCGAACACACCGCAACCCGCTGCGGGCCCGGTGGATGCCCGAGCGTCTGGCATCGCCCGGCAGATCTTGAGTCATTGGCAGCGTACGGCTGAGGGCCCCATGCGGTTGCTGATGGATGGCGCGATGGAGCTGCCGACACTGAGCGCCGATTTCAGCTCTATCGAAAAACTTGAGCTCGTCGGCGTCAAGTGGTCGGGTAGCGCTGATGTTTTCCTTACAAAGTTCACCCGTCTCAACGACTTGGTCATCAGCCGGTGCAGGCTGACCGAGCTGCCCGGCGCTATTGGTGCAATGAACAATCTGACGTCGTTGGACCTGACGTCCAACACCCTCCGCTTAACCCCACACAGCGCCAGGACACTGAGTACCCTGGGCAACCTTGAAACGCTTTACCTCGCCAATAACCCGCTGAGCATTGCACCGGATGTGAGTGCCATGCCTCGGTTGAGACGCCTGAACCTGAGGAATACGCAGCTGGATGCGTGGCCAGAGGGACTGCGGGCCCGCGCGGGGATGGAGGTTGTCGACTTGAGCCATAACCTTTTACGCGAAGTGCCCGAGGAACTCCTCAACCCGGCAGATGAGCAGCTAGAGGCGAGTGCCCAACTCAATGGCGTCACCCTGCTTGAGGGCAATCGATTTGCGGCTGATTACTGGCAGAAATTTGATGGTTACTGGCAACGTGTGAATCAGGCCCTACCTGACTTGGTGAAAAGCGCCCGTGATGGCGCATTTGACAGCGGTAACCCAAGGCTCGAAAAACTCCGACGGCTGTACCCAAACAAGCGTACGCAAGAGGCCAGAAAGTGGGTCTGGAGCTTGGGGGCCGGTGCCGACGCAGAACTGGACAGGCTCGAACAAGCGTTCAACACCTTGCAACAGCAGTTGAATGCCTGGGCGTTTTCGGGGGGTGGCGAACACCAACGCTACGTTCGTGCGGGCCAGCGACAGGTCAACGCAGGCGGCCTTGAGGACCGCTATCAGGCTCAGCAGCGTATTCTCGCGTGCTGGCGACGCGAGACCCCGCAAATGCTTGCCAATGACGGAGAGCAGATTGGCGTGGAGCTGGACCTGAGCGGCCTGATGTTGCCGAGCCTGCCGGACCTGGACGTTGATTTCAGCCATGTTGGCTCGCTGAAATTGAGCAACATGGGGCTCAGCGCTTCGCCGGAAGGCTTCCTGACACGCTATCGGCATCTGCGGTGGCTGGACCTGTCGAATAATCAGCTCAGGGTGCTGCCGCCGGCCCTGGATGAAATGCACAACCTGACCCGCTTGTTTTTGCATAACAACCGGATTCGCCTCACCCCGGAAACGGCGCGGATCCTGTCGCAACGGGTGAGGCTGCGCGCGTTATGGCTGCACGATAACTCGCTGGGCATTGCGCCCGACTTCAGCCTGATCACTGACATGCGTTCCCTGAGTATGGGAAACGCCGGCATCGATACCTGGCCTACCGGCTTGGGTGAGCAACCGTTGCTGGATCAGATCGAACTCAGTAATAACAACATCACCACTATCCCGGCCTCAGTCATTGCGCCACCGGATGATCAATTGGCGCAAACGGCCCGTATTAATAACCTGACGAGGGTCTCCCGTAACCCTCTGACCCCGGACACCCTGCAACAGGTCAGGGCCTACAACCAGCGCCTTGAACGGGCGGGGCTGGCCTCTGCGAGCAATCCGAACACCCTGGTGACCACCGCGCTCACCACTCGCACCCCGCGTGTGCGCGACGCGGGCACGCAGCAGCCGTTGCTGCGTTGGACCCAAGGGTTCGGCGAGGACCAGGTGTCAGCCAAAAAAGCCCAGTGGCAGGTGCTGCACGACAATGAGCGCGCGGGGCCGTTCTTCGACATTCTCAACCGGCTGGAGCCTGCGGGCCCGGGGCATGCCGACTTGCAACGTCGCGTCTGGGAGGTGATCGACAGCATCAGCGAAAACACCCCGGAATCGGAAAACCACCGCAACGAGTTGTTCGACCGGGCCGGCGAGCCCGGTTGTTGTGATCGCGCGGCGTTCTCGTTCAGCAACCTGGAAGTCGCAACGCTGATCTACAGGGCGCGTACACAGGCTACGGGGCAGGCGCAAGCGGCGCAGCTGTCGAACCTGTCCAAAGGCTTGTTCCGTTTGCATGAAGTCGACACGCTTGCGTCTCAGGACATCCAGCGCAGCGAGGCCATCGTCAATGACCCAACGGTGTCGATGACCGATAAGTTGCCCCATGTCACACGCCTCTCTGAAGAGGTGGAGATCAGGCTGGCGTATCGCTACGGCCTCAAGGACCGGCTGCAATTGCCGGGGCAGCCGCAGAGCGTCAGGTTCACCGACCTGGGCGGGGTCACACCGCAGATGCTGGATGCCGCGTATGAAAAGATCATCAAACGGGATAACTCTACCCAGGAGTATCAGGCGCTGTTGTCCCGAGAGTTCTGGCAGGACTACGTCACCCACAAGTACCGCGCGCAATTTGATGCACAGAGCGAGCCCTATCATCAGCAGTTGGCCGCGCTGCATGAGCGTCGCGTGGCCGAGACCTTGTCCGAGAGGATCTACAGGGCGAAAGCCGATGACCTGCAGGCACAGCTCGCGATCAAGGAAAGCGCACTGATCGACACACTGAGCCGACGCGAGGTCGCACAGATTCTGTTGCCACGCGAACCGCTTGAAGTGCTGGTTGAACCCGGCAAAAGCAGCGCGCGCGCGTTGCAGCTCTCACAGGCAAGCGCCATCGAGTTCGAGGGCAAACAGTACTTTGTTGCGAGCATGCCCGATGGGGAAGGCGAGCATTACCTGTTGTGGGTGCAGGCGCCGGATAATCCGTTTGTGCTGGTCAGCAGCGCGATCATCGCCAAGCCCGATAGCGCGGGGGTTTGGAAGCGACCACGCACGGCGGGCGGGATGAAACCGGGTGGTTCCGAGGATGAGTTTGAAGACGCGGCCGAGTCCTTGCCTATGGTGCCTTACACGGCGGCCGAACTCAGGTTCATGAGGCGTGAAGTTCATTTCACGGCCGCCCCCAATCCCATCGGCAGTTATAACCGAGCGAATAACGGTAAGTACCCACTCAGGGACTATCAGGGCAGGCCGATACGCATTCGAAAACTGCAAAGCCGCGTTGAACTGGTGGATTCCGCTACTAAATACACCTCCGATCAAGTCAAGCCTTACATCAAGTTTGAAGGGTATGAGGAGGTGGGCGCACGTTATGAAGAGAAGCTGCAACTGCGTACGTTCACTGCACAGGATATGAAGGTGCCTGAAGAGAAGTCGCTGATCGGGCAGAACATGGTGGTAGCCAACAGGCGTATCGGCAAAGGAGAAATAGTCGGCGTTTACGGCGGGACGGTGCTGCCCTCTGGTTTTTTTGGCCCGGGCGGTCAGACCTACACCATGCTCGTGAGCAGTCGACCGGCGCTCGGTGATCTGGCGCTTGGCGAGCCGCTGGTTCACCTGTCTGGGGATAACATCATCTCCAGAATCAACACCAACTTTGAATATGATGCGGATGGTAAGCCGCTGCGTCAGGCCTCGGGCGGTTATAACGTCGAGGCCGTGCCCTTCAATGTCGAGGCGGATATGTGGCTGGGCATGGGACCTGAAGCGACAACCCGGCGAAAGGGGTTTGTTCTGACGGCGGTATTTGCGATTGAAGACATTCCGGCGGGCACCGAGTTGCGAATGGATTATGGATACACCGAATCCATGATCAAAGCACAGGTCGTGTAA
- the ureC gene encoding urease subunit alpha — translation MKISRQAYADMYGPTVGDKVRLADTELFVEVEQDFTVYGEEVKFGGGKVIRDGQGQSQLLAHEVVDTLITNALIIDHWGIVKADVGLKNGRIHAIGKAGNPDIQPGVTMAIGASTEVIAGEGMILTAGGIDSHVHFICPQQIEEALTSGVTTMIGGGTGPATGTNATTCTSGPWHLARMLQASDSFPMNIGFTGKGNASLPEPLVEQVKAGAIGLKLHEDWGTTPASIDNCLSVADAYDVQVAIHSDTLNESGFVETTLAALKGRTIHTYHTEGAGGGHAPDIIKACGFPNVLPSSTNPTRPFTRNTIDEHLDMLMVCHHLDPSIAEDVAFAESRIRRETIAAEDILHDLGAFSMISSDSQAMGRVGEVITRTWQTADKMKKQRGALPGDGPGNDNFRAKRYIAKYTINPAITHGISHIVGSIEVGKWADLVLWRPAFFGIKPTLILKGGAIASSLMGDANASIPTPQPVHYRPMFASFGSALHATSLTFISQAAQDAGLPEALGLKKQIAVVKGCRDVQKTDLIHNDYLPDIEVDPQTYQVKADGVLLWCEPAEVLPMAQRYFLF, via the coding sequence ATGAAAATCAGCCGCCAAGCCTACGCCGACATGTACGGCCCCACCGTCGGTGACAAGGTCCGCCTGGCCGACACCGAGCTGTTCGTCGAAGTGGAGCAGGACTTCACCGTCTACGGCGAAGAAGTGAAATTCGGCGGCGGCAAGGTGATTCGCGATGGTCAGGGCCAGAGCCAGTTGCTCGCCCATGAAGTGGTGGACACGCTCATCACCAACGCGCTGATCATCGATCACTGGGGCATCGTCAAAGCCGACGTCGGCCTGAAGAACGGCCGCATTCACGCGATCGGCAAGGCCGGCAACCCGGACATCCAGCCCGGCGTGACCATGGCCATCGGCGCCAGCACCGAAGTGATTGCCGGTGAAGGCATGATCCTCACCGCCGGCGGTATCGACTCCCACGTGCACTTCATCTGCCCGCAGCAGATCGAGGAGGCGCTGACCAGCGGCGTCACCACCATGATCGGCGGCGGCACCGGCCCGGCAACCGGCACCAATGCCACCACCTGCACCTCAGGCCCATGGCATTTGGCGCGCATGCTGCAGGCCAGCGACTCGTTCCCGATGAACATCGGCTTCACCGGCAAGGGCAACGCCAGTTTGCCGGAGCCATTGGTCGAGCAGGTCAAGGCCGGCGCCATCGGTTTGAAGCTGCATGAGGACTGGGGCACCACACCGGCCAGCATCGACAACTGCCTGAGCGTTGCCGACGCGTACGATGTGCAGGTGGCGATCCACAGCGATACGCTCAACGAGTCCGGCTTCGTCGAAACCACCCTCGCCGCGCTCAAGGGCCGCACCATTCACACCTACCACACCGAAGGTGCCGGTGGCGGCCACGCGCCGGACATCATCAAGGCCTGCGGTTTCCCAAACGTACTGCCCAGCTCCACCAACCCGACCCGGCCGTTCACCCGCAATACCATCGACGAGCACCTGGACATGTTGATGGTCTGCCATCACCTGGACCCGAGCATTGCCGAAGACGTGGCCTTCGCCGAAAGCCGCATCCGCCGTGAGACCATCGCCGCCGAAGACATCCTGCATGACCTCGGTGCGTTCTCGATGATCAGTTCCGACAGCCAGGCCATGGGCCGCGTCGGTGAAGTGATCACGCGCACCTGGCAGACCGCCGACAAGATGAAAAAACAGCGTGGCGCCCTGCCCGGTGACGGCCCGGGCAATGATAATTTCCGCGCCAAACGCTACATCGCCAAGTACACCATCAACCCGGCGATCACCCATGGCATCAGCCATATTGTCGGCTCGATCGAAGTGGGCAAGTGGGCCGACCTGGTGCTGTGGCGCCCGGCTTTTTTCGGCATCAAGCCGACCCTGATTCTCAAGGGCGGCGCGATTGCCTCAAGCCTGATGGGCGACGCCAATGCGTCGATTCCCACGCCGCAGCCGGTGCATTACCGCCCGATGTTCGCCAGCTTCGGCAGCGCGTTGCATGCCACCAGCCTGACCTTTATCAGCCAGGCGGCGCAGGACGCCGGGTTGCCCGAGGCCCTGGGCTTGAAGAAGCAGATTGCGGTGGTCAAGGGCTGTCGCGACGTGCAGAAAACCGACCTGATCCACAACGATTACCTGCCGGATATCGAAGTGGACCCACAGACTTATCAGGTCAAGGCCGATGGCGTGTTGCTGTGGTGTGAGCCCGCCGAGGTGTTGCCAATGGCCCAGCGCTACTTTTTGTTCTAG
- a CDS encoding GNAT family N-acetyltransferase, with amino-acid sequence MSAAQLRRVNAESFAHYRLGLIELLLDAVQHGASVGFMADFDETQARAYLKGVQASVEDASLLLWVVVRDEQVIASVQLALCQKANGLNRAEVQKLLVHSSARRHGLGQQLMNALELAARQHKRGLLYLDTEAGSGAEAFYQSLRYTKIGELPDYCQSPDGRYTPTAIYFKTLGQPA; translated from the coding sequence ATGAGTGCTGCACAACTGCGTCGAGTGAATGCTGAAAGTTTTGCCCATTACCGCCTGGGCTTGATCGAGCTGTTGCTGGACGCGGTGCAGCATGGCGCCTCGGTTGGCTTCATGGCTGACTTCGATGAGACCCAGGCGCGCGCCTATCTGAAAGGCGTGCAAGCCAGCGTGGAAGACGCCAGCCTGTTGCTGTGGGTGGTGGTGCGCGACGAGCAAGTCATTGCCAGCGTGCAATTGGCGCTGTGCCAGAAAGCCAACGGCCTGAACCGTGCCGAGGTACAAAAGCTGCTGGTTCACAGCAGCGCCCGCCGCCATGGCCTCGGCCAGCAATTGATGAACGCCCTGGAACTCGCCGCGCGCCAGCACAAGCGCGGCCTGCTGTACCTGGACACCGAAGCGGGCTCCGGTGCCGAGGCCTTTTACCAGTCGCTGCGCTACACCAAAATCGGTGAGTTGCCCGACTACTGCCAAAGCCCGGACGGGCGCTACACCCCGACCGCCATCTACTTCAAGACCCTGGGGCAACCTGCATGA
- a CDS encoding GNAT family N-acetyltransferase: protein MIRDATWQDLPAIRDIYNDAVLNTTAIWNEQPVDLANRQAWFSARQAQAYPILVAVENDEVIGYASFGDWRPFEGFRYSVEHSVYVRNDQRGKGLGPHLMQALIERARSGGKHVMVAAIESGNQASIRLHARLGFISTGQMPQVGIKFGRWLDLTFMQLTLNPDAEPPKE from the coding sequence ATGATTCGTGATGCAACCTGGCAAGACCTGCCGGCGATTCGTGACATCTACAACGACGCGGTACTCAACACCACGGCGATCTGGAACGAACAACCGGTCGACCTGGCTAACCGCCAGGCCTGGTTCAGTGCGCGCCAGGCCCAGGCCTATCCGATTCTGGTGGCGGTGGAAAACGATGAAGTCATCGGCTACGCGTCGTTCGGCGACTGGCGCCCTTTTGAAGGCTTTCGCTACAGCGTCGAACACTCGGTGTATGTGCGCAACGACCAACGTGGCAAAGGCCTCGGCCCGCACTTGATGCAAGCACTGATCGAGCGTGCCCGCAGCGGTGGCAAACACGTGATGGTCGCGGCCATCGAAAGCGGCAACCAGGCGTCCATCCGTCTGCATGCGCGCCTGGGTTTCATCAGCACCGGGCAGATGCCGCAAGTGGGCATCAAGTTCGGCCGCTGGCTGGACCTGACTTTTATGCAACTGACATTGAACCCGGACGCCGAACCGCCCAAGGAGTGA